From the Streptomyces sp. 846.5 genome, the window AACGTGCACCTGCAGAACTTCGCGATCTTCGGCAACGTCCAGGAACGCAACGACAGCGCGCAGGTCAACGGCATCGGCGGCGCGCTGAGCAACTCCTCGGTGTCCAACCTGTGGATCGACCACATGAAGGTCGGCGCCTGGATGGACGGGCCGATGGACAAGCTGACCTTCAGCGGGATGCGGATCCGGGACACCACCGCCGACGGCATCAACTTCCACGGTGGCGTCACCAACTCCACCGTCACCAACAGCGACATCCGCAACACCGGTGACGACGGCGTGGCCACCTGGGCGGACTCCTCCCTCGGGGCGGACGCCAACGACACCATCTCCAACAACACCGTGCAGCTGCAGATCCTCGCCAACGGCATCGCGATCTACGGCGGCCACGACAACACCGTCCGCGGGAACCTGGTCCAGGACAGCGGGATCTCCCAGGGCGGCGGCATCCACGTGGGGCAGCGCTTCACCTCAACCCCGGTGGGCACCACCACCATCTCCAACAACACCCTGGTCAGGGACGGGGATCTCGACCCCAACTGGCAGTTCGGCGTCGGCGCACTGTGGTTCGACGGCAGCCAGGGCGCCATCACCGGACCGATCAACGTCACCAACGCGCTGATCCAGCAGAGTCCTTACGAGGCGGTGCAGTGGGTCGAGGGCACCATCAGCGGGGTCTCGCTGAACAACGTGACCATCGCCGGCACCGGGACCTTCGCCCTGCAGGAGCAGACCGGCGGCGCGGCGAGCTTCACCAATGTCGTCGCGACCGGCGTCAACGGCCCCTCCCCCGTGTACAACTGCGAGGGCGGCAACTTCGTGGTGACCGACGGCGGGGGCAACTCCGGTATCAGCGGCACCCCGTACTGCAGCGGCTGGCCGACCCCGGTCTTCCCGCCCTACCCGGCCACCGGGGTGACCGCCACCCCGAGCGCGCTGAACTTCGGTTCGGTGGCCACCGGCGCGACCAGCGCCGCGCAGACGGTGACGGTCAGCAATCCGACCGGCTCGGCGGCGGCCGTCTCGTCCGTCGCGACCAGCGGTGACTTCGCCCAGACCAACACCTGCGGTTCGTCCATCGCGGCGAACGGCTCCTGCACGGTCAGCGTGACCTTCAAACCGACCGCGACGGGCAGCCGCTCCGGCAGTCTGACCGTCAACGCGGGCGGGGTCACCAACACCGTCAGCCTCTCCGGCGCCGGCACCGCGCCGGGGCCGGTGCTGAACGCCTCACCGGCGAGCCTCAGCTTCGCCGGGACGGTGGTCGGTTCCTCGGCCGCCGCGCAGAGCGTCACCGTCACCAACTCCGGCACCACCACGGCGACCGTCTCCGGCGTCGCGGTGACCGGTGACTTCAGCCAGACCAACAACTGCTCCAGCATCGCGGTCGGTGCCTCCTGCACGGTCAACGTCGGCTTCAAGCCCACCGCGGGCGGTTCCCGTACCGGGACCCTGACCGTCACCTCCGACGCCAACAACAGCCCCACCACCGCCGCCCTGACCGGGACCGGCATCGACAGCAGCACCAACATCGCGGCCGGCCGCCCGGCCACCGCGAGCTCCAGCAACGGCGTCTACGTCCCCGCCAACCTCACCGACGCCGACGCCTCCACCTACTGGGAGAGCGCCAACGGCAGCTTCCCGCAGTGGGCCCAGGTCGACCTCGGCCAGAGCTACAGCGTCGGCAAGGTCGTCCTCAAGCTCCCGCCGGCGACGGCCTGGAGCGCCCGCACCGAGACCCTGTCGGTGCAGGGGTCGACGGACGGATCCACCTTCTCCACCATCGTGGCCTCCGCCGGGTACACCTTCGACCCCAACGCCAACAGCAACACGGTGACCATCACCTTCAACGCCGCCACCGCGCGGTACGTCCGGGTGAACATCACCGCCAACACCGGCTGGACCGCCGGCCAGCTGTCGGACTTCGAGGTGTTCCCCAGTGGCAGCGGCGGCTCCACGCCGTCGGCGACGCTGTCCGCCAACCCGAGCTCGCTGACCTTCGCCAGCCAGGCGCTGAACACCAGCAGCAGCGCGCAGTCGGTGACGGTGAGCAACACCGGCACCGCGGCCGCGACCGTCTCCGGCGTCGCCACCACCGGTGACTTCGCGCAGACCAACACCTGTGGTTCGGCCATCGCGGCGGGCGCCTCCTGCACGGTCAGCGTCACCTTCACGCCGACCGCGTCCGGAACCCGCACCGGCAGCCTCACCGTCTCCGGCAACGCCTCCAACAGCCCGATTACGGTCGCGCTGACGGGCACCGGGGCCGGCACGGTGAGCACCAACCTGGCGGCAGGAAAGGCCACCAGCGAGTCCAGCCACACCGATGTCTACCCCTCCTCCAATGTCACCGACGGCAACCAGAGCAGCTACTGGGAGAGCGCCAACAACGCCTTCCCGCAGTGGGTGCAGGTGGACCTCGGGTCCGCGCAGAGCGCGAGCCGCGTCGTGCTCCAGCTCCCCGCGGGCTGGCGCGCCCGCAACCAGACGCTGTCGCTGACCGGCAGCACCGACGGCAGCACCTTCAGCACCGTCAAGTCGTCGGCCACCTACACATTCGACCCGTCCGCCAACAACACGGTCACCATCACGTTCCCCGCGACCACCCAGCGGTACTTCCGGGTGACCGTCACGGCGAACACCGGATGGCCGGCCGGACAGATCTCGGAGTTCCAGATCTGGAACAGCTGAGTCTGGAACAGCTGACCTGAACGGTGACGGTGCCGCCGAGTACACGGGGACTCGGCGGCACCGTCACGACCAGCCGAGGTGCAGCACCGCCAGGTCGTCCGCGTGGCGGCCGGCGTTGAGCGTCTGTGCGGTGCCGACCAGGTGGTCCAGCAGCCGGTCGGCGGCCTGTTCCGGGGCACGGGTGATCAGTTCGACCAGACCGGCGGTCTCCAGCCGGTCCTTGCCGGGGCCGCGGTAGCCCTCGATCAGGCCGTCGGTGTAGAGCAGCAGCGCGCCCTTGTCCGGCAGCGACACCTCGGTGGGCCGCCAGCGGCCGCCCCCGGGCACGATCCCCAGCGCCGGACCGTGGGCCGCCTCGACCTGGCGGGCGCCCCCGTCGGCGCAGAGCAGCGGCTCGTGGTGCCCGGCGAGGTAGACGGTGGCGGTATGCTCCCGGGGGTCCAGGGTGACCGTGCTGCAGGTCGCGAACATGTCGGCGCGCGGGCGTTCGGCGACCAGCACCTGTTCCAGCAGGCCCAGCAGCTCGCTGCCGCGGTGTCCGGCCAGCACCAGGGCGCGCCAGGTGATCCGCAGGCAGACGCCGAGCGCGGCCTCGTCCGGGCCGTGGCCGCTGACATCGCCGATCACGGCGTGCACGGCGCCCTCGCCGGCGGCACCGTCAGGGCCATCCGCACCGCCGCCGGTCTGCACCACGTCCAGGAAGTCGCCGCCCAGCAGCGCCCGCTGACGGCCCGGCAGATAGCGCATGGTGGCGTCGACCCGGTCGTCGCGCAGCAACGGGGCGGGCAGCAGCCCGCGTTCGAGCCGGGTGTTCTCCTGGGCGTGGATCCGGTTCTCGCGCAGCTCCGCGTTGGCGCGCTCGGCCTGCTTGCGGTGCACCGCGTAGCGCACCACCCGGTCCAGCAGGTCCGCGGTCACCTGCCCCTTGACCAGGTAGTCCTGGGCGCCGTTGGCCACCGCCTGCACCCCGGTCCGGGATTCGGCCAGCCCGGTCAGGACGATCACGGCGGTGTGCGGGCAGGCCGCCTCCAGGGTCTGGATGGCGCCCACGCCGCTGGCGTCGGGCAGGTGCAGGTCCAGCAGCACGCAGTCCGGCGTCTGCCCGGCGAGGTCGGCCAGGGCGCCGGCCATGGTCTGGGTCCAGCTCAGGGTGTGCGTCAGTCCGGTGTCCGCGAGCAGTTCCTCGACCAGGAGCGCGTCGCCGGCGTCGTCCTCGACCAGCAGGATGCGGTAGCTCTCAGCCGGGAGCGGGACAGCGGACTGGGCCGGGATGCCGGCGCCGGCCGGTGCGGCCCATACCGGAGTGCTCATACGACCACCCCGGCCCGCTCGGGCTCGCCTGGATCTTCGACCGGGACGGCGGGGGCGAGCGGCAGGGTGAAGCTGATCCTGGTGCCGCTCGCGGTGTCGGGGTCGATGGCGATGGTGCCGCCGTGGAACTCGACCACCTTCTTGCACATGGCCAGGCCGATCCCGTTGCCGGGATAGGCCTCCTTGGTGTGCAGCCGCTGGAAGATCACGAACACCCGGTCGGCGAACTCGGCGCCGATGCCGATGCCGTTGTCCTGCACCGCGAACTGCCACCGGTCCCCCTCCTGGGCGGCCGACAGATGGATCTCCGGGGCGCGGTCCGGGGC encodes:
- a CDS encoding choice-of-anchor D domain-containing protein, whose translation is MSHSIHQLRRALALAVGTAMLAALSLVALAVQPAWAAATGGSGASLPYVEVQAENSATNGTVIGPSYAQGQLADEAAYRKAVTLQGSGQYVSFTTPVATNSIDFRYSIPDTSGGSVYTAPLSLYINGVKQSDFTLTNAYSWYYGSYPFTNSPGSNPHHFFDEVHRLFSTTYPQGTTFKLQVDSEDTASSYTVDFADFEQVGAALTQPAGSVSVTSEGADATGAADATSAFNAAISAAGSGGTVWIPAGTYNVPGHISVSNVTIAGAGMWYSTVAGTAPGFYGNSAPSPSTNVHLQNFAIFGNVQERNDSAQVNGIGGALSNSSVSNLWIDHMKVGAWMDGPMDKLTFSGMRIRDTTADGINFHGGVTNSTVTNSDIRNTGDDGVATWADSSLGADANDTISNNTVQLQILANGIAIYGGHDNTVRGNLVQDSGISQGGGIHVGQRFTSTPVGTTTISNNTLVRDGDLDPNWQFGVGALWFDGSQGAITGPINVTNALIQQSPYEAVQWVEGTISGVSLNNVTIAGTGTFALQEQTGGAASFTNVVATGVNGPSPVYNCEGGNFVVTDGGGNSGISGTPYCSGWPTPVFPPYPATGVTATPSALNFGSVATGATSAAQTVTVSNPTGSAAAVSSVATSGDFAQTNTCGSSIAANGSCTVSVTFKPTATGSRSGSLTVNAGGVTNTVSLSGAGTAPGPVLNASPASLSFAGTVVGSSAAAQSVTVTNSGTTTATVSGVAVTGDFSQTNNCSSIAVGASCTVNVGFKPTAGGSRTGTLTVTSDANNSPTTAALTGTGIDSSTNIAAGRPATASSSNGVYVPANLTDADASTYWESANGSFPQWAQVDLGQSYSVGKVVLKLPPATAWSARTETLSVQGSTDGSTFSTIVASAGYTFDPNANSNTVTITFNAATARYVRVNITANTGWTAGQLSDFEVFPSGSGGSTPSATLSANPSSLTFASQALNTSSSAQSVTVSNTGTAAATVSGVATTGDFAQTNTCGSAIAAGASCTVSVTFTPTASGTRTGSLTVSGNASNSPITVALTGTGAGTVSTNLAAGKATSESSHTDVYPSSNVTDGNQSSYWESANNAFPQWVQVDLGSAQSASRVVLQLPAGWRARNQTLSLTGSTDGSTFSTVKSSATYTFDPSANNTVTITFPATTQRYFRVTVTANTGWPAGQISEFQIWNS
- a CDS encoding fused response regulator/phosphatase, with translation MSTPVWAAPAGAGIPAQSAVPLPAESYRILLVEDDAGDALLVEELLADTGLTHTLSWTQTMAGALADLAGQTPDCVLLDLHLPDASGVGAIQTLEAACPHTAVIVLTGLAESRTGVQAVANGAQDYLVKGQVTADLLDRVVRYAVHRKQAERANAELRENRIHAQENTRLERGLLPAPLLRDDRVDATMRYLPGRQRALLGGDFLDVVQTGGGADGPDGAAGEGAVHAVIGDVSGHGPDEAALGVCLRITWRALVLAGHRGSELLGLLEQVLVAERPRADMFATCSTVTLDPREHTATVYLAGHHEPLLCADGGARQVEAAHGPALGIVPGGGRWRPTEVSLPDKGALLLYTDGLIEGYRGPGKDRLETAGLVELITRAPEQAADRLLDHLVGTAQTLNAGRHADDLAVLHLGWS